The Thermodesulfobacteriota bacterium genome includes a window with the following:
- a CDS encoding ion transporter, translated as MTGKKFSEKYRQKLHEIIFEADTPAGKLFDVILILCIVVSVIMVMLDSVRSIQSSYGKFLYLSEWFFTFLFTIEYFLRLSCVGRPVKYATSFFGIVDLLAILPTYFSIFIPGSQYMLVIRVLRVLRIFRVLKLVQYLTEARVLMQALRASLRKIIVFLFVVLVLVIIFGSMMYFIEGGENGFTSIPRSIYWAIVTLTTVGYGDISPKTNIGQTLAALIMIIGYGIIAIPTGIVTSEITMAARKRVSTQACRICSAEGHDVDAKCCKYCGAKL; from the coding sequence ATGACGGGAAAAAAGTTTTCGGAAAAATATCGACAAAAACTTCATGAAATCATTTTTGAAGCGGATACGCCTGCAGGCAAACTGTTTGATGTCATCTTAATCCTATGTATCGTGGTAAGCGTTATCATGGTGATGCTGGACAGTGTGCGCTCTATTCAATCTTCATATGGTAAATTTTTATATTTAAGTGAGTGGTTTTTTACCTTTCTGTTCACCATAGAGTATTTTCTTCGATTATCCTGTGTGGGGCGCCCTGTTAAGTATGCCACCAGCTTTTTCGGAATAGTAGATCTTTTGGCAATACTACCCACATACTTCAGTATCTTCATTCCCGGCAGTCAGTATATGCTCGTAATCAGGGTTCTGCGAGTGCTTCGTATTTTCCGGGTTCTTAAGCTTGTTCAGTATCTCACCGAGGCCAGGGTGCTTATGCAGGCTTTACGCGCCAGCCTCCGCAAGATCATTGTATTTTTGTTTGTGGTGTTGGTGCTGGTTATCATTTTTGGTTCCATGATGTATTTTATCGAAGGAGGGGAAAACGGTTTTACCAGCATCCCACGCAGTATTTACTGGGCCATCGTCACTCTGACGACGGTCGGATATGGTGATATATCACCCAAAACCAATATCGGCCAGACATTGGCAGCTTTAATTATGATTATCGGTTATGGAATCATTGCCATACCCACAGGAATTGTCACCTCTGAAATCACTATGGCTGCCAGGAAACGGGTTTCCACCCAGGCTTGCCGCATCTGCAGTGCGGAAGGTCATGACGTTGATGCAAAGTGCTGTAAGTACTGTGGGGCAAAACTCTGA